The Ensifer canadensis genomic sequence TCGCCGTCTTCAATGAAGGGCGCATCCAGCAGGTGGGAACGCCGATGGGCCTCTATGAGAAGCCCGCCAACCTGTTCGTCGCCAACTTCCTCGGCACCGCCAACATCCTTGACGGCACCGTCTCGGGTTCCGGCACGCAGCGCACGTTCGAGGTTGCAGGCGCCGGCACGATCCCGATCCCGGCAGGGGCGTCGGTACCGGCGGGCGCCAAGCTCGTCTTCCGGCCGCAATATGCGACGCTCGCCACGCTGGAGCCGGGTGCCGTCGCCTTGACCGGCACGATCGCGCATCGCGAATTCCTGGGCGCCACCGTCCGCTACGGCGTGCAGGTCGGAACGGCCACGGTGCTGATCGACGCACCGTTCCATTCCGGCGGCTCTCTGCTAGAGACCGGAGCCACGACGACACTCGGCCTCAAGCCGTCCTCGGCGCTTTGGCTTGCCGAGTAAGCAACCAGGCACCCGCCGGCCGTCGGTCGGCGGGTGTCCTTCTTTCTTTTTTTCATGTCGGTGCGCCGCGCCGTCGAACTTCGAGCATGTCATGACCTCCCATTTGCCAAACATCATCCTCATCCGCCACGGCGAAACCCAATGGAATGTCGCCGGTCGGCTGCAAGGCCGAAAGGACACGCCGTTGACGGCAAACGGTGTCCGGCAGGCGCTCGCCGTCGGGCTGCGGCTGGCGGAAAGAATTGCCGGCGAGACGAAACTCAAATTCTGGGTTAGCCCGCTTGGGCGCGCGCGCCAGACGGCGTCGATCCTTGCCGACACATGGTCTGTTCCCTTCGAGCAATTCACCCATGACGAGGCACTGGTGGAAAGGGCCTACGGCTCCTGGGAAGGGCGCGCGCACGATGAGATCGAGAGGGATCTCGCGCACGAATATGAGGCGCATAGCGCCGAACCGTGGGATTACGCCATGCCCGGCGGCGAAAGCCGCACCACGCTCGACGGCCGCCTGCTCGCCTGGCTCGCCACCCTCGACCACGAGAATACACACGTGGTGGTGACCCATAGCGGCTGCGTGCGCGCCCTGCGCGGCATCTATACCAAGGCGTCCCGCGAAGAGATCCTCGCCTACCGCGAACCGCAAACGGCCTCGTTCCTGCTTTCGACCGGCCATGAAACCATGATCGGCATTCCGCTCAGCATTCTGCGCGCACTCGGCTGCGAAGGCGAGGGCCGAACCGTCTGGATCTGAACGGCGACGGTCCGACGTTGGCTCGAGCGGGCCCGGCTGCGCGCGCTATCATGCCGCAGCCGTCCAAACCGGAAACGCGCTATTCCAGAAGAGTGCTAGATGACGACCAGCCCTGACGAGCAAACCGTCATGTTCCGCCCCCGCGCCTTGGCGTCGAGCAAGGCGGCATCGGCCCGCGTCAGAAGCGTCGCGACCGTGCCTTCGCGTGGCGACGAGGCAATACCGATCGACACGGACACGGAGCCGAGGATGCGTCCGCGGTGAGAAAGCGGCGTCGTGCCGATCTTGTCGCGCAGGCGCTCGGCGAATTCAAAGCCCGCCGCCTCGCTCATTTCGGGCAGCAGCATCGTGAACTCCTCGCCACCGAAACGATAGGTCGCGCCCAGCTCGCCGGCCGCGTCGAGCATGATCTGGGCAACATACTGCATCACCACATCGCCGGCGTCGTGGCCGAACTCGTCGTTGAAGCGTTTGAAGTGATCAATGTCGATCATGAGGCAAACGAGCGGCCGGCCGGCCCGCTCCCGCAATTGCTTGTTCAGCGCTTCGTCGAGGCAGCGCCGGTTGAGCAGCCCCGTCAATGCGTCGCGGACCGCCAGGTTGGTCAGTTTTTCGCGCAGCTGTAGGTTGGCCACAGCCAGGCCGATATTTTCCGCGATCAGCTCGAGATAAAGCCGCGACGTCTCGACGGCCGGCTGCTCGGGCGAGCGTTCCTCGAAATAGAGCAGACCGATCGTATCGCCCTGAGCGGTCAGCGGCACGCACAGTCCAGCGACATCGCTCTCGTCCAGATGCTGGCAGGCAATATCGCCCTGCCCGCCATTGCTGACATGCGGCCGGCCGCGGCGAAGCCCCCAGCAGGCACTGGAAGGGAAAGTATCGGCCGAATGTTGCGGGTCGAGCCAGGTGCCGACACGCGTCAGCGACGTGCGGTTATCGTTCAGCACATAGAGATGACCGGCAAGGTTGGGGAAGATCTGCGGTGCGAACCGGGCTACGACCTCGGCCAGTTCTTCCTGGATCTGGCACGCCTGCAGCCGATGCATCATTTGCAGGATGAGGTCCTTGGTCTGCTGATCCAGTCGGCGCTCTGCATCGAGCCGGTCCCGCTCCAGCCCGTTGGTGCGAAAGATATGGATCGCCTCGTTCATCTCGCCGATCTCGTCGCGGCGGCGGTCGAGCGGAACTTCCACGTCGTAATCCTGCTTGGCAAGCCGCGTCACGATGCCCGTCATGCGCACCAGCGGCATGGCCACGCGCCGCTTGAGCACGAAATAAAGGACACCGAGGAAGAGCGCCGCAGTCATGGCGAGCATCGTCTTGGCGGCGATGGCGAACCAGTCGCTTCGCTCCTTTGCCTGCTCCAGTGCCGCGCCGGTTCTGGCCTTGGTCAGTTCGCGGAAGCGGACCACCGTTTCAAGCAACGCCGTCTGCAGACGGTCGTGCTCCGGACCGAAGAGCATTTGTTGCGCTTTTGCCTGGTCGCCCTCCTGGTAGGCGGCGATCGCCGAAACCTCGATCTTGTCGAGGGCCTCTACCTCGCGCTCGACCTCCTGAAGTGCCGCCAACTCGGCCGGTGACGCCCCAACCTCCCGCACGTTCTTGATCGCCGCCTCGTGAGCGCGCTCTTCCTCTTCCCTGCCATGGAAGCGTTCGAGATGGCGCAGGTCGCCGCGCATCACGTACAGACGGGCAGCATCGCTCCGTTCCTCAGCGCCGAGCGCAAGATCTTCGCCAAGCGTGTCGAGCACAAGATGCTGCTCGGCCGCCTGCCGCTCCTCGATCGCGCTGTTCGTCGACAGGATGAACGCTACACCGGAAAGTCCGGTCAAAAGGACCGTGACCCCGTAGGCCCAGTTTGTAATCGCATTGATTCTCATGGGATGATCTATAGCCGATGGCGACGGAATAGCCGACATTGGAAAGCGCAGCGAGCGACGCATTTGCCAGAATGTAAACGACGTCGGGACCGGCTGCCGCCGGTCCCGACGTCGTTTACATACAAACTAAAGCGGTGATGCCGTCGTTACCATTTCTTGCTGAGCTTCAGGGTCAGCGTGCGGCTTTCGCCGTAGCCGCACACCGAAAGCCCCTGGCACCCCTTCACATATTCCTTGTCGAAGAGATTGGAGACGTTGAGCGATGCCGCCCAATCGTCCTTCTCGTAGCGAATTGCCGCATCGACCAATGCGGCCGAGGGCACTTTGCGCGTGTTCTCCGCATCCGCCCAGGATTCCCCCTGGTATCTGACGCCGGCGCCAAGGCTGACCCCCTCGAGCGCTCCTGAAGGCACGGTATAGTCGAGCCACAGCGACGCCTGAGCGTTGGGAACAAGGTACGGCGTCTTTCCCACCAACGCCGTGTTCGCGTCTTCGGTCACCTCGAGATCCATGAAATCAAGACCGGCGATCAGCTTCCAATCTTCGTTGATATTGGCCTTGCCCTCAAACTCGATGCCGCGGGAACGCACCTCACCCGTCTGGGTGGAAATGCTCGTCAACGGGTCGGTCACGAGAGCATTGCGCTTGGTCAACTGATAGAGTGATGCCGTCAACACGCCGTCGAATAACGTCGGCTCGTATTTGACCCCGACTTCGAACTGTTCACCTTCCTGCGGCTTGGTATTGCCTGTTGCTGTCACCGCGACGATCGGGTTGAAGAAGGTCGCGACGCTGACATATGGGGTCAGGCCATTGTCGAACTCATAGGCAAGGCCAGCGCGGCCGCTGAAAGCGCCTTCGTTGTAGCTGAAGGCGTTATTTTGCGTCGGAGCCCAGAAGGTCGGGCCGTTTTTGGTGTTGGTGTCCACGTAATCGTAGCGACCATTGAGCGTGACGAGCCAGCCCTGACCGAACCTGATCTGATCCTGCGCATAAACGCCCAGCTGCTGCTGCGTAACCACCTGATTGATATAGGTGGCGTTTGCGGGCTGCGGCGCACCATAGATCGGATCCGTTGCGCTGATGGGTGTAGCGGCCGACGAAGCCTGCACATGGTCCAGCCGGTAGTACTTGTAGTCCAGGCCAACGAGCAGCGTATGATCCAGTGCCCCGGTTTCGAATTCTCCTTCGACACGGTTGTCGACGGCGAAGGTATCGACCTTCGATGTCGCCTCAAACCCCAGACGATAAAGGAGATTGTCGGGGGTGGCCGGCACTGTCGACGACGGGAAGGGCAGGCTCGGATCGTAGTAACCGAAGGTATATGGGCCGTTCTCATGCTTGTAGAGATGGCCGTACCGCAGGTTCTGGCTAAACTGCCAACCGCCTTCAAACTCGTGCGTGAATTCATAGCCGATCATCTGCTGGACATAGGTGCCCGTATCCAGATCCGGCTCACCATAAAATGCATCGCGGTCGATCTTACCGAAGGGTGCATCGACGACCGTGCCGACATAAGGCAGGAAGCCGTTGCCGACGTGCACCTGGTCGAGGCCCTGTAGAACACCGTAGACCGTCAGGCTTGTCGCATCATCAGGCGCGTAGGTGATCTGCGGCAGGACGAAGCCGCGCAGATCGTTGGAGAAATCGGTGTAGGTATCGCCGCCCGACATCTTGCCGGTGACGCGATACCGGATGGTGCCATCGTCCGTCAGCTTGTCGTTGACATCGAAGCCGGTGAAGGCATTGCCAAAGTTGTTGATGCCGATCTCGGTATAATAGAGCGGTTCATCGAATGGCCGCTTGCTGATCAGGCTGACGATACCGCCTGCGTTGGCGCCGCCGTAGAGCGCCGAGGCGGGCCCCTTCAGCACTTCGACCCGCTCGAGCATGAAGGGGTCGATTTGAAAACCGCCGAAACCAAAGCTGAAAAGCGTCAGACCATCGAGGAACACGCCGGTCTGCGTCGCGTCGAAACCGCGGATGTAGTACCAATCCGTATCCGCATCGGTGCCGAAAGGCTCCGTCGTCACACCCGGCGTGTAGCGCAGGGCCTCATCGACCTTGTTGACCACGCCGCGGTCGTCGAGCTCATCGCGACCGATGACGGAGACGGATTGGGGAATTTCGCTGATCGGCGTGGCCGACTTCGAGCCCGTCGTCGTCGCCTTGGCGACGTAACCGTCAACGGGGCCGGTGGCCTCGTCGCGTAAGCCCTGTGCCTGCACCTCGATCTTTTCGAGTTTCGTGGCGATACCGTCCTGGGCGACCGCCGCCGTCGACACGAGCAAGGCGATACCGGCAACGCCACTCGCAAGGAATTTTCTCAAACGCACACTTTCACCATCACGCTGCATCGTATCGTCGCCCTTTGATGCCGGACCCGCCATCCCCACGACGTGCGGCCCGACTTTCTGACTGCTGATAAGATGACCGTTTATCTCAACTATTAGGACGGGGCTTGTTTCGAACCCTGAAAGTTGAACGCTCTTGGGCAAATGTGTGCGGGCAACTGTTCAAGGCTGAAGGCATTTGCTCAGGCGAGACGGCTTCTTTTCCAAAGAGCCGGCGTCGTTCCGACTGCCTTGCGGAAGACGCGGGTGAAATGTGCCTGATCCGAAAAACCGGTTTCGGCAGCGATCGCGGTCAGCGACGCTTCATTCTTTAAAAGCAGATGCTTGGCCCGCTCGATGCGCGCGTTAGTCTGCCACTGGTGCGGCGCCACGCCCGTCGATGCCTTGAAGGCGTGGCTGAAATGGGACTGCGAAAGCCCGGCGAGACCAGCCAGTTCCTCGAGCCGGATGTTGCGAAGGCTGTTTTCCTCGATGTATTCCACCGCCCGACGCAACTGCCATGACGCGAGCTGGCTGCGCTTGCGTGCGCTGCTGCGATTGAGCTTCATCAGGTCGATGAACAGCGCCAGCGTCAGCCCGTCGCCGTAGAGATCGTGTAGTGGCTGCGGATTGAGGCATTCGGCAGCGATCAGTCGGGCGAGTTGGAGAAACCGCTCGTCGTGGAACATCAGCCGTGGCACGGCGCATTGGCCGGCGTCGAGATCCTCCATCAGCCGTCGGCTAAGGATGTCGATGTTGAAGTGCAGATCGAGATGGCGGATGTATTTGACATCAACCACATCCGCCCAGATCTCCATGCCGGCGGGGATGTAGGAGATCGCCTGTTGCCGATAGTTCTGGACGGCGCCGTTTGCCTGCGAGGAAAGCTTGACGTTGCAGCTGCTCCCACCCCGCGCATCGAGAACGATGAACATCCGCGGATCATCCGAGACGTAGTAGCCGCCGGCATGGGGGTCGCATTCCACATCCCACACGTCGGCAATGATCCCGTTCCATTCCCGGCGATGCAACTCGCCCTGGATCTTGAAACCGGCAATCTTGTTCTGCATCCGCGGCTGAAACGTCATTATCGCGTTGCCCGTCTTCGGGAAGGTCTGTCTTGGCTACTTTATTCCTTCCTCCAATACTCATCTTTAAGCCGCAACGGAAGTCCCCGGCGATTGCTTTTGGAGAGAACAGCACCAAGCGGATCTGAGGGTGAAAGACTGCGGCGTGGCATGATTTTTTTCGAGATTCCACACCAAAGGATCACACGGACAATCCCCAGCAGGGCCGATAGGGCTATAAGGCTGCACTCAAACAGATCAGGAGCTTACGATGGACACCGTCGAAATCGCAGACCGCAGCGAATTTGCCCTCTGGGCAATCCAGCGCGCACAGGAAATCGTCGTGACTGAAGGCGCGTCTTTCGCCATGGCGGCACGCGACATGGACGATACGGCGCTGACCGCTGCTGCAGCAGCACTCGGTAAGGCCATCAGCGACGCCATGATCGAAGTGTTCGACGGTCTCATGGCCGAGTAAGAGACCGATTCGTTCGCAATGTGCAAAGGGCCACGGCAAGCGCGGCCCTTCTCTCATTTTTTCGCCTTCTGCCGTGCAAGCTCTTTCTTGAAGGCGGCACGGGACTTTTCGACGATTTGGCCCAGCAAGGCCGGATCGACGAAGGCATCTTCCTCGCCCGCATCCCGCCGCGCGGCGCGGCCGATAATGTCGGCGATATCGGGATGAGCGGGCAGGACCACATCCGCCGTCATGCCTCCCAGCCGGTCGAAGCTGGTCTCGAAGTCGGCAACGATCCCGGGATAGCGCTTGTTGCCGAAGAGCTTGTTGCCGGCGACGGTGACGCTGCAGGGAAAGACCACCTTGAGCGCACGCCCGGCCTCGCTCACCGACGTTGACCAGGTGGTGCAGCCCGGCGTGTGGCCGGGCGTCAGCGTCGCCTTCATGCTGACGTCTCCGAGCGTCACGACTTCGCCGTCGTCAAGCACATGATCGACCTTCACCGCCGGAAAGGTTCCACG encodes the following:
- a CDS encoding diguanylate cyclase; its protein translation is MRINAITNWAYGVTVLLTGLSGVAFILSTNSAIEERQAAEQHLVLDTLGEDLALGAEERSDAARLYVMRGDLRHLERFHGREEEERAHEAAIKNVREVGASPAELAALQEVEREVEALDKIEVSAIAAYQEGDQAKAQQMLFGPEHDRLQTALLETVVRFRELTKARTGAALEQAKERSDWFAIAAKTMLAMTAALFLGVLYFVLKRRVAMPLVRMTGIVTRLAKQDYDVEVPLDRRRDEIGEMNEAIHIFRTNGLERDRLDAERRLDQQTKDLILQMMHRLQACQIQEELAEVVARFAPQIFPNLAGHLYVLNDNRTSLTRVGTWLDPQHSADTFPSSACWGLRRGRPHVSNGGQGDIACQHLDESDVAGLCVPLTAQGDTIGLLYFEERSPEQPAVETSRLYLELIAENIGLAVANLQLREKLTNLAVRDALTGLLNRRCLDEALNKQLRERAGRPLVCLMIDIDHFKRFNDEFGHDAGDVVMQYVAQIMLDAAGELGATYRFGGEEFTMLLPEMSEAAGFEFAERLRDKIGTTPLSHRGRILGSVSVSIGIASSPREGTVATLLTRADAALLDAKARGRNMTVCSSGLVVI
- a CDS encoding TonB-dependent siderophore receptor, with product MQRDGESVRLRKFLASGVAGIALLVSTAAVAQDGIATKLEKIEVQAQGLRDEATGPVDGYVAKATTTGSKSATPISEIPQSVSVIGRDELDDRGVVNKVDEALRYTPGVTTEPFGTDADTDWYYIRGFDATQTGVFLDGLTLFSFGFGGFQIDPFMLERVEVLKGPASALYGGANAGGIVSLISKRPFDEPLYYTEIGINNFGNAFTGFDVNDKLTDDGTIRYRVTGKMSGGDTYTDFSNDLRGFVLPQITYAPDDATSLTVYGVLQGLDQVHVGNGFLPYVGTVVDAPFGKIDRDAFYGEPDLDTGTYVQQMIGYEFTHEFEGGWQFSQNLRYGHLYKHENGPYTFGYYDPSLPFPSSTVPATPDNLLYRLGFEATSKVDTFAVDNRVEGEFETGALDHTLLVGLDYKYYRLDHVQASSAATPISATDPIYGAPQPANATYINQVVTQQQLGVYAQDQIRFGQGWLVTLNGRYDYVDTNTKNGPTFWAPTQNNAFSYNEGAFSGRAGLAYEFDNGLTPYVSVATFFNPIVAVTATGNTKPQEGEQFEVGVKYEPTLFDGVLTASLYQLTKRNALVTDPLTSISTQTGEVRSRGIEFEGKANINEDWKLIAGLDFMDLEVTEDANTALVGKTPYLVPNAQASLWLDYTVPSGALEGVSLGAGVRYQGESWADAENTRKVPSAALVDAAIRYEKDDWAASLNVSNLFDKEYVKGCQGLSVCGYGESRTLTLKLSKKW
- a CDS encoding histidine phosphatase family protein — translated: MTSHLPNIILIRHGETQWNVAGRLQGRKDTPLTANGVRQALAVGLRLAERIAGETKLKFWVSPLGRARQTASILADTWSVPFEQFTHDEALVERAYGSWEGRAHDEIERDLAHEYEAHSAEPWDYAMPGGESRTTLDGRLLAWLATLDHENTHVVVTHSGCVRALRGIYTKASREEILAYREPQTASFLLSTGHETMIGIPLSILRALGCEGEGRTVWI
- a CDS encoding helix-turn-helix domain-containing protein, with the translated sequence MTFQPRMQNKIAGFKIQGELHRREWNGIIADVWDVECDPHAGGYYVSDDPRMFIVLDARGGSSCNVKLSSQANGAVQNYRQQAISYIPAGMEIWADVVDVKYIRHLDLHFNIDILSRRLMEDLDAGQCAVPRLMFHDERFLQLARLIAAECLNPQPLHDLYGDGLTLALFIDLMKLNRSSARKRSQLASWQLRRAVEYIEENSLRNIRLEELAGLAGLSQSHFSHAFKASTGVAPHQWQTNARIERAKHLLLKNEASLTAIAAETGFSDQAHFTRVFRKAVGTTPALWKRSRLA
- the bla gene encoding subclass B3 metallo-beta-lactamase, translated to MRKMMRRALATVVATVCLASAAMADNAEWSQPTKPFRVVGNIYYVGTKGLAAYLITSGKQAILLDGTLKGTASLVEDNIAALGFKRSDIKIIVTSHAHYDHVAGVAQIKRDSGAKLYAIAADRWALENGLHDGETTYKRGTFPAVKVDHVLDDGEVVTLGDVSMKATLTPGHTPGCTTWSTSVSEAGRALKVVFPCSVTVAGNKLFGNKRYPGIVADFETSFDRLGGMTADVVLPAHPDIADIIGRAARRDAGEEDAFVDPALLGQIVEKSRAAFKKELARQKAKK